In Magnetovibrio sp. PR-2, the genomic window AAAACCGTTAGGGTTGAGAGGCTCTGCGCCAGTTTAGAGCTCTGAAATGCCACGTTCGAAAAACCCTTCGAATATCCCCAAAAATGCCCCGCAAATGCAGCAGGGCGTTGTGCTGATGTTCTATCACACTTCACCCCATCCCACAATTGTGGCTTTTGCAAAGATGGCTGTGCAAAAGGGGGGAGAATCTGCTTAAATAGCGAAAATAAAATGAATATCTCAAATCGATTTGAGAATGGTATTGAGGTGAGAACCAAAGTGAGTGGTGAATTGAAGACTGCAGCCGGGCTTAAGGCTGTAGGTGTGGCCCTTTTTGTGGCTGTGAGCATGACGGCGTGTGGCGCCGGCGTTAAATCCAAAAAAATCCAGGATGCGGCAACTCAAGCAGTTCAAAGCGACGCACGTGAGGTCTTGACCGCCTTTGCGGCCGAGGGTGACGCGGGCGCTCAGCTGGACTTGGCGTTGACGTTGATGGACACGGACCCGGCGTCTGCAAAACAATGGCTGGAAAAAGCGGCCATGATGGGCAACGGTCGCGCGGCTTATGAATTGGGCTTGTTGCTGGACGATCCTCAATATGCGCTGGAATGGTTTTCCATGGCCTCTGCCATGGGCCACGTGGGCGCGCGTTACCAAATGGGTGAAGCCTATTTGAACGGCAACGGCACGGCGAAAGAACCCGGTTGGGGATTGATGTGGTTGGAACGTGCTGCACGGGCCGGAAATTGCGATGCGCAATACGTTTGGGCCACTGCCATGCTGACGGGCAAGACGGCACAAGTGCGCCCCCAAGAAGCCCTGAAATGGTTGATGATTGCCGAGGACGGCGGGGTCAGCGCGGCAACGCCGTTGATCGAACAGCTCAAAGCCGATTTGATGGCGTTGACCATCGAAACCATTGAGGGCTACGCCGAAGGCTATCGCGGCAAATTGGCCGCTCCCCAAGTCGGTGATCGCGCTTCAATCCGCTTTGCGCAATATGCGTTGAGCAAGCTGGGCTACAAGCCCGGCAGCATCGACGGCATTGACGGTGAAAAGACTTACACGGCATTGGTGGCCTTTCGCCGGGCGGAAGGGCTTGGCAATGGTGGATTGAGCACCGCTGTGATGGACCGGTTGCGTGAAAAATTGGCGCGTCGTTAATCACGACGTGTAAAGTGGGTCATGCACGCGACCTTTGGTGAAGTCGAAAGAGGGACTGGAGCCGGATTATGAGCATTTGGGGAAAAGTCTTAGGCGGTGTCGCCGGATTTGCCTTAGGCGGGCCGTTGGGCGCGCTGCTGGGGGCGGTGGCAGGGCATGCCCTCGACAAAGTCCACGGGACCTTACCCCATGGCCGCGCGTCTCTGGAAGACCAGCGCCAAATCGCCTTTACGCTGGCCGTGATTGCTCTATCGGCGAAAATGGCCAAGGCTGACGGTCAAGTGACCCGTGACGAAGTCGACGCCTTTAAACGCCTGTTCCATATTCCACCCGATGAAATGAAAAATGTCGCCAAGGTCTTTGACCGGGCGAAAGTCTCGACCGCTGGGTTTGAACAATATGCGGCCCAAGTCGCCAAGCTGTTCCCCCACGAACCGGCCGTGTTGGAAGAATTGCTGGGCGGCTTGTTCATGATCGCCCAAGCCGACGGTGTGGTTCACCCGGCGGAGCTTGCGTATCTGCAGCGTGTCTCTGACATTTTTGGGTTTGATCAAGCCACGTTTGAGCGCATCACGGCGACACACCAGCCCAAGGACGAAGCCGATCCTTACAGTGTTTTGGGGCTTGCCCGTGAAGCCACGGACGCCGAGATCAAGTCTGCCTATCGTAAATTGATCCAAGAAACCCATCCGGACAAGCTCATGGCCCAGGGTATGCCGCAGGAGTTTATTGATCTGGCC contains:
- a CDS encoding SEL1-like repeat protein; translation: MSGELKTAAGLKAVGVALFVAVSMTACGAGVKSKKIQDAATQAVQSDAREVLTAFAAEGDAGAQLDLALTLMDTDPASAKQWLEKAAMMGNGRAAYELGLLLDDPQYALEWFSMASAMGHVGARYQMGEAYLNGNGTAKEPGWGLMWLERAARAGNCDAQYVWATAMLTGKTAQVRPQEALKWLMIAEDGGVSAATPLIEQLKADLMALTIETIEGYAEGYRGKLAAPQVGDRASIRFAQYALSKLGYKPGSIDGIDGEKTYTALVAFRRAEGLGNGGLSTAVMDRLREKLARR
- a CDS encoding TerB family tellurite resistance protein; this encodes MSIWGKVLGGVAGFALGGPLGALLGAVAGHALDKVHGTLPHGRASLEDQRQIAFTLAVIALSAKMAKADGQVTRDEVDAFKRLFHIPPDEMKNVAKVFDRAKVSTAGFEQYAAQVAKLFPHEPAVLEELLGGLFMIAQADGVVHPAELAYLQRVSDIFGFDQATFERITATHQPKDEADPYSVLGLAREATDAEIKSAYRKLIQETHPDKLMAQGMPQEFIDLANDKMAAINAAYDKIKQMRGLN